TATTTGCACTTGCAAGAAATGCTAAGATGGTGGCTATTATGCTGGAAATTACTGATGCACCGATACCAATGACAATACTTAAGCTTAAACCTTTTATTGTACGGGTAAACATGTCCCTTCCCATCCAATCAGTACCAAAAGGATGCGCCAATGAAGGAGCTTGCATCTTTATTGAAAAATCTGTAGGCAAATTGGCATTAGTCATCCATCCGCAAATGAAAATAACCAATAAGATCAGCCCAGTAAGTCCAATGGTCAAGAGAGTCTTTTGCCTTAAGTTCAATGAACTGAATAAACCTTTATTATACCATGGCATCTCACTCATCATCCTCACCTCTTAATCTTGGATCGACATATTTATAGATTATATCTGCAATGAGGTTTCCAGTAAATACAAAGATTGCACTAATAATCACAATACCCAGCAATAATGGAACATCTGACCTTAGACCAGCAGCGACAGTTGCCTGTCCGATTCCAGGATATGCAAATACCTGTTCCACAAGAATGGTTCCACCGAACAATTCATTGAATGACAGGAATTGGATGGAAATGGCCGGAAGCAAGATATTTCTTATTCCGTGGTTTTTAATTATCCCCCAGAAGCTTTCACCTCTAGCTTGTGCGAACAGGAAATAATCACTTTTCTTTACTTGAATAAGCTTGTCTCTTGTGTACATTGTTAAGGAAGCGATTCCTACAATACTTAAAGTCACTGCAGGCAATATCAATCTGTATAGCCATTGCCAGAATGTTACAGTATCGGACAATTGGCCAATAGGTACAGAAAGCCCTATTGGGAACCAACCCAAGTAAACTGAAAATAGCATCAGCAGTACCAATCCTATCCAGAAGGTAGGTGAGGATTGCAATATATAACTGTAGGTTTTGATTGCCTTGTCAATCCAAGTGCCTTCCTTAGCACCGGCAAGGACACCTAATCCGAAACCGAATATTCCGGATATTACCCATGAAGTTGCCATAAGAGTTAATGATGCTGTAAATTTCTGTACGATAACTTCTGTTACAGGGACTCTATAAATCAATGAAAATCCCATGCTTCCAGTAGCTAAAGTTGAAAGCCAACCCATTACTCTTTCGCCTAAAGATAAATTTGTTCCCCAATATTCACCCATAATGGCCAATTGCTCTTGAGATACAATTCGCTGACCAAGATAAGCTCTTACAGGGTCAATAGGAGAACACTGTATCATTATAAAACTGATAGCAGCAATAACGACTAATAGAATTATTAGTCTCACTACTTTCAATCCTAAAAATTTAGCTAAATTTTTACTATTAATTTTAATCAACCCATATAATCTGTTAAAAAAAATAATTATGAAAATACTTTAAAAACCCTTAAGAATCATTTTAATTCTTAAAAAGTATAAAAAATGCATAATAAATAATTAAAAAATTATTTAAAGAATCTTTTAACGAACATTAAAAAATCCTTGATAAAATAATTAAAAAATTATTTAAAGAATCTTTTAAAAAATTGCTCAAAAATCTTAAAAAATTCTTTAAATGATTCTAAAAATAATTGGAATATGAAA
The window above is part of the Methanobrevibacter sp. genome. Proteins encoded here:
- a CDS encoding ABC transporter permease, giving the protein MIQCSPIDPVRAYLGQRIVSQEQLAIMGEYWGTNLSLGERVMGWLSTLATGSMGFSLIYRVPVTEVIVQKFTASLTLMATSWVISGIFGFGLGVLAGAKEGTWIDKAIKTYSYILQSSPTFWIGLVLLMLFSVYLGWFPIGLSVPIGQLSDTVTFWQWLYRLILPAVTLSIVGIASLTMYTRDKLIQVKKSDYFLFAQARGESFWGIIKNHGIRNILLPAISIQFLSFNELFGGTILVEQVFAYPGIGQATVAAGLRSDVPLLLGIVIISAIFVFTGNLIADIIYKYVDPRLRGEDDE